The Candidatus Zixiibacteriota bacterium genome segment TCCGATGCATCGGCGACCTTCTCGCCATCGATCTCAATAACCACATCGCCTGCTTTGAGCCCCGCTCTCTCCGCCGGCGAATCCTCCGCGACCTCGCTCACCAGCGCCCCCTTGCCGTCGGCGACGCCGAAGTAGCCACCCAACTGGTCGGTGAGATCATTCAGGGTGATTCCCAGGTAGGTCTGCTTGGCGCCCGACAACGTGTACGCGGAATGGTTGCCGCCGTCGAAGTAGGAGCGGAAAGTGCCGTAGAGGTTGTCGTCCTCCTCCGACCGCGCGCCCGCGACAACGGAGACACTCTGCTCTTTGCCATCGCGAATGACGACCAGTTCGAGGCGATCGCCGGGCGAGGCTTCGTGGAGGACATCGATCAAATCATCGGAGTCGGTGATTTTTTCGCCGTTGAGCGAGATAATGACATCCCCGTTCTTCAGGCCGGCCTGGTCGGCGGGGGAATCCTCGACCACCTCGTTGATGACGGCGCCGTAGGACACGGTGAGATCAAAAGCGTCGGCCAGATCGTAGTCGACCGACTGCGTATAGACCCCCAGCCAGGCGCGCTCATCTGTATCTTTTCCGGCGAGACCGGTGGCGGCGAGCAGGCCGAGGGCCGCCAGAGCCACGATCGCCGCGAGCCAGAATCGTTTCATAGCGCTATATCCTCCATGGGTCAGACTGTTCAGGTTGCTAAAGCGATATACGCGGGACGTCCGGCGAGGTTTCACGGGGGAGAGACCGAGAGGGCGGGGCGCCGGAGCGCAGGAGATATGCCGTCGGCCCGGGGGTGCCGGTGCAGACGGTGCGAGCCGGGTCGCGGAGCCTCTCCCGTCCTCTCCTCTCCCCGCCCCGCCCCGTCCCGGCAGAGTCTCATGGCGGGGCTACTCATATGCGGGGCAACAAGTTGTACGTCACGCCCCCGACATCCGGCCGGCTACGCCCGACCGTCTGGATTGACCGGCCGCGTGGATTGCACCGGGTCGCTCATGTGCAGGGGCACACTGCCGGGGAACCGATGGCGCGCGGT includes the following:
- a CDS encoding PDZ domain-containing protein, with amino-acid sequence MKRFWLAAIVALAALGLLAATGLAGKDTDERAWLGVYTQSVDYDLADAFDLTVSYGAVINEVVEDSPADQAGLKNGDVIISLNGEKITDSDDLIDVLHEASPGDRLELVVIRDGKEQSVSVVAGARSEEDDNLYGTFRSYFDGGNHSAYTLSGAKQTYLGITLNDLTDQLGGYFGVADGKGALVSEVAEDSPAERAGLKAGDVVIEIDGEKVADASEVTEAIRDREAGDKVVITAIRNQRAENFTAELETRDSPFYGNFATIGPDLAILNVPKLRGLSKGNYDGALEEYFNSEEFQREMKELQEQLGKLKFEFKDLDRLGDDRDELRKELEELRRELQEMKAELKRELRDRQDRQ